A region of Diceros bicornis minor isolate mBicDic1 chromosome 31, mDicBic1.mat.cur, whole genome shotgun sequence DNA encodes the following proteins:
- the LOC131394779 gene encoding RNA-binding protein 4B isoform X1 codes for MVKLFIGNLPREATEQEIRSLFEQYGKVLECDIIKNYGFVHIEDKTAAEDAIRNLHHYKLHGVNINVEASKNKSKASTKLHVGNISPTCTNQELRAKFEEYGPVIECDIVKDYAFVHMERAEDAVEAIRGLDNTEFQGKRMHVQLSTSRLRTAPGMGDQSGCYRCGKEGHWSKECPVDRTGRVADFTEQYNEQYGAVRTPYTMGYGESMYYNDAYGALDYYKRYRVRSYEAVAAAAAASAYNYAEQTMSHLPQVQSTAVTNHLNSTSVDPYDRHLLPNSGPAATSAAMAAAAATTSSYYGRDRSPLRRAAAVLPTVGEGYGYGPESELSQASAAARNSLYDMARYEREQYVDRARYSAF; via the exons ATGGTGAAGCTGTTCATTGGAAACCTGCCCCGGGAGGCCACAGAGCAGGAGATCCGCTCACTCTTCGAGCAGTATGGGAAGGTGCTGGAATGTGACATCATTAAGAACTATGGCTTTGTGCACATAGAAGACAAGACGGCGGCTGAGGATGCCATACGCAACCTGCACCACTACAAGCTGCACGGGGTGAACATCAACGTAGAAGCCAGCAAGAATAAGAGCAAAGCTTCAACCAAGTTGCATGTGGGCAACATCAGTCCCACCTGTACCAACCAAGAGCTTCGGGCCAAGTTTGAGGAGTATGGTCCAGTCATCGAATGTGACATCGTGAAAGATTATGCCTTCGTACACATGGAGCGGGCAGAGGATGCAGTGGAGGCCATCAGGGGCCTTGACAACACAGAGTTTCAAG GCAAAAGAATGCACGTGCAGTTGTCCACAAGCCGGCTTCGGACTGCCCCTGGGATGGGAGACCAGAGTGGCTGCTATCGGTGTGGGAAAGAGGGGCACTGGTCCAAAGAGTGCCCAGTAGATCGTACAGGTCGTGTGGCGGACTTTACCGAGCAGTATAACGAACAGTATGGAGCAGTGCGCACGCCTTACACCATGGGCTACGGGGAGTCCATGTATTACAACGATGCATATGGAGCGCTCGACTACTATAAGCGTTACCGGGTCCGGTCTTATGaggcagtggcagcagcagcagcagcttccGCGTACAACTACGCAGAGCAGACCATGTCCCATCTGCCTCAAGTCCAGAGCACAGCTGTGACCAATCACCTCAACTCCACTTCTGTTGATCCCTATGACAGACACCTGTTGCCGAACTCGGGTCCTGCTGCCACCTCAGCTGCTATGGCTGCTGCCGCTGCCACCACTTCCTCCTATTATGGAAGGGACAGGAGCCCCCTGCGTCGTGCTGCAGCTGTGCTCCCCACAGTTGGAGAGGGCTACGGTTATGGGCCAGAGAGTGAGCTGTCTCAGGCTTCAGCAGCTGCACGGAATTCTCTCTATGACATGGCCCGGTATGAGCGGGAGCAGTATGTGGACCGAGCACGGTACTCAGCCTTTTAA
- the LOC131394779 gene encoding RNA-binding protein 4B isoform X2: MVKLFIGNLPREATEQEIRSLFEQYGKVLECDIIKNYGFVHIEDKTAAEDAIRNLHHYKLHGVNINVEASKNKSKASTKLHVGNISPTCTNQELRAKFEEYGPVIECDIVKDYAFVHMERAEDAVEAIRGLDNTEFQGSVHGAVLAAVLNRAVSNRLVEHEASYRIAASRTRQKNARAVVHKPASDCPWDGRPEWLLSVWERGALVQRVPSRSYRSCGGLYRAV, encoded by the exons ATGGTGAAGCTGTTCATTGGAAACCTGCCCCGGGAGGCCACAGAGCAGGAGATCCGCTCACTCTTCGAGCAGTATGGGAAGGTGCTGGAATGTGACATCATTAAGAACTATGGCTTTGTGCACATAGAAGACAAGACGGCGGCTGAGGATGCCATACGCAACCTGCACCACTACAAGCTGCACGGGGTGAACATCAACGTAGAAGCCAGCAAGAATAAGAGCAAAGCTTCAACCAAGTTGCATGTGGGCAACATCAGTCCCACCTGTACCAACCAAGAGCTTCGGGCCAAGTTTGAGGAGTATGGTCCAGTCATCGAATGTGACATCGTGAAAGATTATGCCTTCGTACACATGGAGCGGGCAGAGGATGCAGTGGAGGCCATCAGGGGCCTTGACAACACAGAGTTTCAAG GGTCAGTGCATGGCGCTGTTCTGGCTGCCGTCCTGAATCGGGCTGTTTCCAACAGGCTGGTGGAGCACGAGGCCTCCTATCGCATAGCTGCATCCAGAACAAG GCAAAAGAATGCACGTGCAGTTGTCCACAAGCCGGCTTCGGACTGCCCCTGGGATGGGAGACCAGAGTGGCTGCTATCGGTGTGGGAAAGAGGGGCACTGGTCCAAAGAGTGCCCAGTAGATCGTACAGGTCGTGTGGCGGACTTTACCGAGCAGTATAA
- the LOC131394779 gene encoding RNA-binding protein 4B isoform X3, which produces MVKLFIGNLPREATEQEIRSLFEQYGKVLECDIIKNYGFVHIEDKTAAEDAIRNLHHYKLHGVNINVEASKNKSKASTKLHVGNISPTCTNQELRAKFEEYGPVIECDIVKDYAFVHMERAEDAVEAIRGLDNTEFQGWWSTRPPIA; this is translated from the exons ATGGTGAAGCTGTTCATTGGAAACCTGCCCCGGGAGGCCACAGAGCAGGAGATCCGCTCACTCTTCGAGCAGTATGGGAAGGTGCTGGAATGTGACATCATTAAGAACTATGGCTTTGTGCACATAGAAGACAAGACGGCGGCTGAGGATGCCATACGCAACCTGCACCACTACAAGCTGCACGGGGTGAACATCAACGTAGAAGCCAGCAAGAATAAGAGCAAAGCTTCAACCAAGTTGCATGTGGGCAACATCAGTCCCACCTGTACCAACCAAGAGCTTCGGGCCAAGTTTGAGGAGTATGGTCCAGTCATCGAATGTGACATCGTGAAAGATTATGCCTTCGTACACATGGAGCGGGCAGAGGATGCAGTGGAGGCCATCAGGGGCCTTGACAACACAGAGTTTCAAG GCTGGTGGAGCACGAGGCCTCCTATCGCATAG